The following proteins are co-located in the Pseudomonas fluorescens genome:
- a CDS encoding GntT/GntP/DsdX family permease, whose amino-acid sequence MELSTAAWMVHDTRLIFCVLLAIASIIVLISATKLPPFLSILIGTFIAGVGAGLPPEEVAKAFSKGAGAILGEAGIIIALGSMLGALMAESGAADRIATTLLGLGKGKSLPWVMALVAMVIGLPLFFEVGLVMMVPIIFVMAKRSNQPLLKIAIPALAGMTTLHALMPPHPGPLIAVSALHADLGLTMLLGFCLAVPAVILAGPLYGNWLSKRMHVDEPADIGALFSAPPKAPRQPSFGVSLLIILLPVILMLGSTLAKVAMSPENPLALTLKFLGEPLIALGLAVIAAVVCLGWAAGMPRADVGNTLRKALAPIAVLLLTIGAGGGLKQTLLDAGVSQTISKVAEGAHMPYLLLAWLIAVALRQATGSATVATTTTAGILAPMMAGLAATQSSLVALAIGAGSVFFCHVNDAGFWMVREYFGLQLKQTIWVWSVLQTIVSVVGLVGTLLLWHFLT is encoded by the coding sequence TTGGAGTTATCGACTGCCGCGTGGATGGTCCACGACACCCGCCTCATATTCTGCGTCCTGCTGGCCATCGCCAGCATTATTGTGTTGATCAGCGCGACCAAGCTGCCGCCGTTCCTGTCAATTTTGATCGGCACATTCATCGCCGGCGTCGGCGCCGGATTGCCGCCTGAGGAAGTCGCCAAAGCGTTCAGCAAAGGCGCCGGGGCGATTCTTGGTGAGGCCGGGATCATCATCGCGCTGGGCTCGATGCTCGGTGCGCTGATGGCGGAATCCGGCGCGGCCGACCGTATCGCCACCACCCTGCTCGGGCTGGGCAAAGGCAAATCATTGCCCTGGGTAATGGCGCTGGTGGCCATGGTGATCGGCTTGCCGCTGTTCTTCGAAGTCGGCCTGGTGATGATGGTGCCGATCATCTTTGTGATGGCCAAACGTTCGAACCAGCCCCTGCTGAAAATCGCCATCCCTGCACTGGCCGGCATGACCACCCTGCACGCCCTGATGCCGCCGCATCCGGGACCGCTGATTGCGGTGAGCGCGTTGCACGCCGACCTCGGCCTGACCATGTTGCTGGGCTTCTGCCTGGCAGTACCGGCGGTGATCCTGGCCGGCCCTCTCTATGGCAACTGGCTGTCCAAGCGCATGCACGTGGATGAACCGGCGGACATCGGCGCGCTGTTCAGCGCACCGCCCAAGGCGCCGCGCCAGCCGAGTTTCGGGGTGTCGCTGCTGATCATTTTGCTGCCGGTGATTTTGATGCTCGGCAGCACCTTGGCCAAGGTCGCCATGTCGCCGGAAAACCCGCTGGCACTGACCTTGAAGTTTCTCGGTGAACCGCTGATCGCGCTCGGCCTGGCGGTGATCGCCGCGGTGGTCTGCCTCGGCTGGGCCGCCGGTATGCCGCGTGCCGACGTTGGCAACACCCTGCGCAAAGCCCTCGCGCCGATCGCCGTGTTGCTGCTGACCATCGGCGCTGGCGGCGGCCTCAAGCAAACCCTGCTGGATGCCGGCGTCAGCCAGACCATCAGCAAGGTCGCCGAAGGCGCGCACATGCCGTATCTGCTGCTGGCCTGGTTGATTGCCGTGGCCCTGCGCCAGGCCACCGGTTCGGCAACGGTCGCCACTACCACAACCGCGGGCATCCTCGCGCCGATGATGGCCGGGCTGGCGGCGACGCAGAGTTCATTGGTGGCATTGGCGATTGGCGCCGGCTCGGTGTTCTTCTGTCACGTCAACGACGCCGGGTTCTGGATGGTGCGTGAGTACTTCGGCTTGCAACTCAAACAGACGATCTGGGTGTGGTCGGTGTTGCAGACGATTGTTTCGGTGGTCGGGCTGGTCGGTACGCTATTGCTCTGGCACTTCCTGACCTGA
- a CDS encoding MFS transporter: MTATFSPQAQRFSRSDYKTLGLAALGGALEIYDFIIFVFFALTLSQLFFPPEMPEWLRLLQSFGIFVTGYLARPLGGILMAHFADHLGRKRVFSLSILMMALPCLLIGIMPTYAQIGYFAPLILLALRVLQGAAVGGEVPSAWTFVAEHAPRHHRGYALGFLQAGLTFGYLLGALTATVLAQLFTAAEILDYAWRFPFLLGGVFGVIGVWLRRWLNETPVFLEMQARRQAAAELPLRTVLRDHRAVLLPAMLLTCVLTSAVVVLVVITPTMMQKTFGMSPSHTFALSALGIVFLNIGCVLAGLLVDRIGAWRTVLVYSLLLPVGIAVLYASLISGGVWLGAAYAVAGLSCGVVGAVPSVMVGLFPAPVRVSGISFTYNIAYALWASTTPLLLIALMPTSPWICVGYCVVMGAVGVVSVALFGKRHTLAT, translated from the coding sequence ATGACTGCCACCTTTTCCCCACAGGCGCAGCGTTTTTCCCGCTCCGACTACAAAACCCTGGGCCTGGCCGCCCTCGGCGGCGCCCTGGAAATCTACGACTTCATTATTTTCGTGTTCTTTGCGCTGACCCTCAGCCAGCTGTTTTTCCCACCCGAAATGCCCGAGTGGCTGCGCCTGCTGCAAAGCTTCGGCATCTTTGTCACCGGCTACCTGGCGCGCCCGCTGGGCGGCATCCTGATGGCGCACTTTGCCGACCACCTGGGGCGCAAACGCGTGTTCAGCCTGAGCATCCTGATGATGGCGCTGCCCTGCCTGCTGATCGGGATCATGCCGACTTACGCACAAATCGGTTATTTCGCGCCGCTGATCCTGCTGGCGCTGCGCGTGCTGCAAGGCGCTGCGGTGGGCGGCGAAGTGCCCAGCGCCTGGACCTTCGTCGCCGAGCACGCGCCGCGCCATCACCGTGGATATGCCTTGGGCTTCCTGCAAGCCGGCCTGACTTTCGGTTACTTGCTCGGCGCACTCACCGCGACCGTGCTGGCGCAACTCTTCACCGCCGCCGAAATCCTCGATTACGCCTGGCGCTTCCCGTTCCTGCTCGGCGGCGTGTTCGGTGTGATTGGTGTGTGGTTGCGCCGCTGGCTCAACGAAACCCCGGTGTTCCTCGAAATGCAGGCCCGCCGCCAGGCCGCCGCCGAACTGCCTCTGCGCACCGTGCTGCGCGACCATCGCGCGGTGTTGCTGCCGGCAATGCTCCTCACCTGCGTGCTCACCTCGGCCGTGGTGGTGCTGGTGGTCATCACCCCGACCATGATGCAAAAAACCTTCGGCATGAGCCCCAGCCACACCTTCGCCTTGAGCGCGCTGGGCATTGTTTTTCTGAATATCGGTTGTGTACTGGCCGGCCTGCTGGTGGACCGCATCGGCGCCTGGCGCACGGTGCTGGTCTATAGCCTGTTGCTGCCGGTGGGCATTGCGGTTTTGTATGCCAGCCTGATCAGCGGCGGCGTGTGGCTGGGGGCGGCGTACGCTGTGGCGGGCTTGAGTTGCGGGGTAGTGGGCGCAGTGCCGTCGGTGATGGTCGGCCTGTTTCCGGCGCCGGTGCGGGTGTCCGGGATTTCCTTTACCTACAACATTGCCTACGCGCTGTGGGCGAGTACCACACCGCTGTTGTTGATTGCATTGATGCCGACGAGCCCGTGGATTTGCGTGGGCTATTGCGTAGTGATGGGCGCGGTCGGGGTGGTGAGTGTGGCGCTGTTCGGCAAGCGCCACACCTTGGCGACCTGA
- a CDS encoding TolC family protein codes for MAISVKTLLGATALWLAASAVQAQTLTLDRALQTAFANNPDLAAAQWEIDIAQGGRQQAGLMPNPVASWDAEDTRRNTRTTTIKLSQTLELGGKRGARIDLATRAQDAAALTLEQRRNDLRADVIDSYYGALRAQERLDLAQRSVALAERGLVVANGRVRAGKSSPVEATRAQVQVSQIRLEMDRAQIGLSDAYRRLAAITGSAAPDFQAVATQSQSAPPLPAFTPLLARLEQTTQLRLAELHIQQNEASVGLEKAQRIPDLDVSIGSQYDAGVRERVNLVGVSMPIPLFNRNQGNVLAASRRADQARDLRNATELRLRTETRQALDLWQTANTEVRAFNQQILPAAQSAVDSATRGFEMGKFNFLDVLDAQRTLIAARTQYLTATAQATDAWVRIERIYGDLAQF; via the coding sequence ATGGCAATTTCGGTTAAAACACTGTTGGGGGCGACTGCGTTGTGGCTGGCCGCCAGTGCGGTCCAGGCGCAAACCCTCACGCTTGATAGAGCCCTGCAAACCGCGTTTGCCAACAACCCTGACCTGGCCGCCGCGCAATGGGAAATCGACATCGCCCAGGGCGGTCGCCAACAGGCGGGCTTGATGCCCAACCCGGTGGCCTCCTGGGATGCTGAAGACACCCGCCGCAACACGCGCACCACCACGATCAAACTCAGCCAGACCCTGGAGCTGGGCGGCAAGCGCGGTGCGCGGATTGACCTGGCAACCCGCGCCCAGGACGCTGCCGCACTGACCCTGGAGCAGCGTCGCAACGACCTGCGCGCCGATGTGATCGACAGCTATTATGGCGCCCTACGGGCCCAGGAGCGCCTCGACCTGGCGCAACGCTCTGTGGCCCTGGCCGAGCGCGGCCTGGTGGTCGCCAACGGCCGTGTCAGGGCCGGCAAGTCGTCACCGGTCGAAGCGACCCGCGCGCAGGTGCAGGTCTCGCAGATTCGCCTGGAAATGGACCGTGCGCAGATCGGCCTGAGCGACGCCTATCGCCGCCTCGCAGCCATTACCGGCAGCGCCGCGCCGGACTTCCAGGCGGTTGCGACGCAAAGCCAATCTGCGCCGCCATTACCGGCCTTCACACCGTTGCTGGCGCGCCTTGAGCAAACCACGCAGCTGCGCCTGGCTGAGCTGCACATTCAGCAAAACGAAGCCAGCGTAGGCCTGGAAAAAGCCCAGCGGATTCCCGACCTCGACGTGTCGATCGGCAGCCAGTACGACGCCGGCGTGCGCGAGCGGGTCAACCTGGTGGGCGTGTCGATGCCGATCCCGCTGTTCAACCGCAACCAGGGCAACGTGCTCGCCGCCAGCCGCCGCGCCGACCAGGCCCGTGACTTGCGCAACGCCACTGAGTTGCGCCTGCGCACCGAAACCCGCCAGGCCCTGGACCTGTGGCAAACCGCGAATACCGAAGTGCGCGCCTTCAACCAACAGATCCTGCCCGCCGCCCAAAGCGCGGTGGACAGCGCCACCCGGGGTTTCGAGATGGGCAAGTTCAACTTCCTCGACGTGCTCGACGCTCAGCGCACCTTGATCGCCGCCCGCACCCAGTACCTCACGGCGACTGCCCAGGCCACCGACGCCTGGGTACGCATCGAACGGATTTACGGCGACCTCGCCCAGTTCTGA
- a CDS encoding efflux RND transporter periplasmic adaptor subunit, which translates to MKHKHGVALAVALGLMLSGFANAEEEEGALELTEQQIQAAGIQLAQAQPRAISSLLTLPGEVRFDEDRTSHIVPRAAGVVEAVQVNLGQSVKKGELLAVIASQQISDQRSELAASERRVELARTTFQRERQLWQDQISAEQDYLLARQALQEAEIALNNARQKMTALSGSAVLVGGNRYELRAPFAGMVVEKHLGVGEVVSETSNAFTLSDLSQVWVTFGVFPKDLNKVRVGKPVKVSSTEMGTDVLGTVAYVGNLLGEQTRTATVRVNVPNPDAAWRPGLFVTVQLATDTYQAKVTVPQTAIQTIEDKPSVFVRTPDGFITRHLELGVSENGYVEVRQGLDAGAQVATAGSFILKSELGKGSAEHAH; encoded by the coding sequence ATGAAGCATAAACACGGTGTGGCGCTGGCCGTCGCCCTGGGCCTGATGCTGTCTGGGTTTGCAAACGCCGAAGAAGAGGAGGGCGCACTCGAACTCACTGAGCAGCAGATCCAGGCCGCCGGTATTCAACTCGCCCAGGCCCAGCCACGCGCCATCAGCAGCCTGCTGACACTGCCGGGAGAAGTGCGTTTTGATGAGGATCGCACCTCGCACATCGTCCCGCGCGCGGCCGGTGTGGTGGAGGCGGTGCAGGTCAACCTCGGCCAGTCGGTTAAGAAGGGCGAGCTGTTGGCGGTGATCGCCAGCCAGCAAATTTCCGACCAGCGCAGTGAGCTGGCAGCCAGTGAGCGGCGGGTCGAACTGGCGCGCACCACCTTCCAGCGCGAGCGCCAATTGTGGCAGGACCAAATCTCCGCCGAGCAGGATTACCTGCTGGCGCGCCAGGCCTTGCAGGAAGCTGAGATCGCCCTGAACAACGCCCGCCAGAAAATGACCGCCCTCAGTGGCAGCGCCGTCCTGGTCGGCGGCAATCGCTATGAACTGCGTGCTCCCTTCGCCGGCATGGTGGTGGAAAAGCACCTGGGAGTCGGCGAGGTCGTCAGCGAAACCAGCAACGCATTTACCCTCTCGGACCTGTCGCAGGTATGGGTCACCTTCGGTGTCTTTCCCAAAGACTTGAACAAGGTGCGCGTGGGTAAACCGGTGAAGGTCAGCTCTACGGAAATGGGCACCGACGTGCTCGGCACCGTGGCCTACGTCGGCAACTTGCTCGGCGAGCAGACGCGTACCGCCACCGTGCGCGTGAACGTGCCCAACCCCGACGCCGCCTGGCGCCCCGGGCTGTTTGTCACCGTGCAATTGGCCACTGACACCTACCAGGCCAAGGTCACCGTGCCTCAAACCGCGATTCAGACCATCGAGGACAAACCCTCGGTGTTCGTGCGCACGCCGGACGGTTTCATCACCCGCCACCTTGAGCTGGGCGTGAGTGAAAACGGCTACGTCGAGGTGCGCCAGGGCCTCGACGCCGGGGCACAGGTGGCGACGGCCGGCAGCTTCATCCTCAAGTCCGAACTGGGTAAAGGCTCGGCCGAGCACGCCCATTGA
- the acpA gene encoding acid phosphatase — MTEETEDPKATQNAADTLPDSSRRRFLGGVAVLGAGATLSACGGPAEPPGPVVTRELSPAELDKALHDNVKNVVVIYGENRSFNNLFADFPGVQSPLSALKPADYQQRDRDGSLLETLPQVWGGVTQLGPQTIDGVLYPNATQYQEHLPNAPYALKGPNGEDLPLGLVTRDLWHVFYQNQMQINGGKNDLFVAWADSGALTFGYYPQTRYSLRLWDVAREFVLCDNFFQGAFGGSYLNHQYLISAQVPFYPDAANSVAKSQIATLQSDDPTDTRLKPLDKSPASAMTGPPQFGPSALTPDGYAVNTMAPPYWPTWIRDPERPDYAKPDLPSVLVPQSHEHIGDKLSKKNVDWAWYGGAWQATIDEHKDSAAIPKIPSFQYHHQPFNYFKQQGPENPLERKKRLRDGGLGDEPSTNHFLADAQAGTLPAVSFYKPQGNLNMHAGYADVASGDRHITRALKVLQESPQWKNMVVIITVDENGGWWDHVAPPKGDRWGPGTRIPALVISPFARKGTVDHTVYDTASILRLITRVFQLEKLDGLKLRDDAMIARGQKPMGDLSNALQFKV; from the coding sequence ATGACCGAAGAAACCGAAGACCCGAAAGCCACCCAAAATGCCGCCGATACGCTCCCCGATTCAAGCCGTCGGCGCTTTTTAGGAGGGGTTGCCGTACTGGGCGCCGGGGCGACCCTGAGCGCCTGCGGTGGGCCCGCTGAACCGCCTGGGCCGGTAGTCACCCGCGAACTGTCGCCAGCTGAGCTGGACAAGGCCCTGCACGATAACGTGAAGAATGTGGTGGTCATCTACGGCGAAAACCGCAGTTTCAACAATCTGTTTGCCGACTTCCCCGGTGTGCAAAGCCCACTGTCCGCTCTCAAGCCCGCCGACTATCAGCAGCGCGACCGCGACGGCAGCCTGCTGGAGACGCTGCCGCAGGTATGGGGCGGCGTCACTCAGTTGGGGCCGCAGACGATTGACGGCGTGCTTTACCCCAACGCCACCCAATATCAGGAACACTTGCCCAACGCGCCCTACGCATTGAAGGGGCCGAACGGCGAAGACCTGCCGTTGGGCTTGGTCACCCGCGACCTGTGGCATGTGTTCTATCAGAACCAGATGCAGATCAATGGCGGCAAGAACGACCTGTTTGTCGCCTGGGCCGACTCCGGTGCGCTGACGTTTGGCTATTACCCGCAAACGCGTTACTCGCTGCGCTTGTGGGACGTCGCCAGGGAGTTCGTGTTGTGCGACAACTTCTTCCAGGGTGCCTTTGGTGGTTCGTACCTCAACCACCAATACTTGATCAGTGCTCAAGTGCCGTTTTACCCGGATGCCGCCAACTCGGTGGCTAAATCGCAGATCGCCACGCTGCAGAGCGACGACCCAACCGACACGCGCCTCAAGCCGTTGGACAAGTCACCGGCCAGCGCCATGACCGGCCCGCCGCAGTTCGGGCCCAGCGCACTGACGCCGGACGGCTATGCGGTAAACACCATGGCGCCTCCGTACTGGCCCACCTGGATCCGCGACCCGGAGCGCCCGGACTACGCCAAACCCGACCTGCCCAGCGTGCTGGTGCCGCAGTCTCACGAACACATCGGCGACAAGCTGTCGAAGAAGAACGTCGATTGGGCCTGGTACGGCGGTGCCTGGCAGGCGACGATCGACGAGCACAAGGATTCGGCGGCGATTCCCAAGATCCCCAGCTTTCAGTATCACCACCAGCCGTTCAACTACTTCAAGCAGCAAGGTCCGGAAAATCCGCTGGAGCGCAAGAAACGCCTGCGCGACGGTGGGCTGGGCGATGAGCCGAGCACCAATCACTTCCTCGCGGATGCCCAGGCGGGGACACTGCCGGCGGTGAGCTTCTACAAACCGCAGGGCAACCTCAACATGCACGCCGGTTACGCCGACGTGGCCTCCGGCGACCGCCATATCACCCGCGCCCTGAAAGTGTTGCAGGAGAGCCCGCAGTGGAAAAACATGGTGGTGATTATTACCGTCGATGAGAACGGCGGCTGGTGGGACCACGTTGCACCGCCCAAAGGCGACCGCTGGGGCCCGGGCACGCGTATCCCGGCGTTGGTTATTTCGCCGTTTGCGCGCAAAGGCACAGTCGACCATACGGTGTACGACACCGCGTCGATCCTGCGCTTGATCACCCGCGTGTTCCAGCTGGAAAAACTGGACGGCCTCAAGCTGCGCGACGACGCCATGATTGCGCGCGGCCAGAAGCCCATGGGCGATCTGAGCAACGCCTTGCAGTTCAAGGTGTAG
- a CDS encoding cation diffusion facilitator family transporter: MSAGHNHGQVRAGHERLLWIALGLTGSFMIAEVIGAFITGSLALLSDAAHMMTDALALAISLVAIQVAKRPADRKRTFGYARFEILAAAFNALLLFGVAFYILYEAYQRLQAPAEIQSTGMLVIAVLGLIVNLISMRLLSAASGESLNVKGAYLEVWSDMLGSIGVIIAAVVILFTGWGWIDSVVAAAIGFWVLPRTWTLLKESMNVLLQGVPDGVDIDQVEQAIRKVPGVKDIHDLHIWALTSGKNVLSTHLVADSTLGTEQQILALVTEVLHEQFDISHVTLQVEGEGFHHDDHDDLHA; encoded by the coding sequence ATGAGCGCAGGACATAACCACGGCCAGGTACGCGCCGGCCACGAGCGTCTTCTATGGATCGCCCTCGGGCTGACCGGCAGCTTCATGATTGCCGAGGTGATCGGCGCGTTTATCACCGGCAGCCTGGCGCTGTTGTCCGACGCCGCGCACATGATGACCGACGCCCTGGCCCTGGCGATTTCCCTGGTGGCCATCCAGGTTGCCAAACGCCCTGCCGACCGCAAGCGCACCTTTGGTTATGCGCGTTTCGAGATTCTGGCGGCGGCTTTCAATGCGCTGCTGCTGTTCGGCGTGGCGTTTTACATCCTGTATGAGGCCTATCAACGGCTACAGGCGCCGGCTGAAATCCAGTCCACCGGCATGCTGGTCATTGCGGTGCTGGGGCTGATCGTCAACCTGATTTCCATGCGCCTGCTCAGTGCCGCCAGCGGCGAAAGCCTCAATGTGAAGGGCGCTTACCTCGAAGTCTGGAGCGACATGCTCGGCTCTATCGGCGTGATCATCGCGGCCGTGGTGATCCTGTTCACCGGTTGGGGTTGGATCGACTCGGTGGTGGCGGCGGCGATTGGTTTCTGGGTGTTGCCGCGCACCTGGACGCTGCTCAAGGAAAGCATGAACGTGCTGCTGCAAGGTGTGCCGGACGGGGTTGATATCGATCAGGTCGAGCAGGCCATTCGCAAGGTGCCCGGGGTCAAGGACATACACGACCTGCATATCTGGGCCCTGACCAGCGGCAAGAATGTGCTGAGCACGCACTTGGTGGCGGACTCGACGCTCGGCACCGAGCAGCAGATCCTCGCGCTTGTGACGGAAGTGCTGCACGAACAATTCGATATTTCCCACGTCACCTTGCAGGTTGAAGGCGAAGGGTTTCATCACGACGACCATGACGACCTGCACGCCTGA
- a CDS encoding short-chain fatty acid transporter: protein MADAIEESRYARFALRCSNFAERWFPDSWVFAALAVIIVAVATLGMGAAPTEAAKAFGDGFWSLIPFTMQMAFVVIGGYVVASSPPAVKLIDRLARIPKNGRSAVAWVALISMVASLLNWGLSLVFGGLLVRALARRTDLRMDYRAAGAAAYLGLGAVWALGLSSSAAQLQANPASLPPSILSITGVIPFTETIFLWQSGVMLLALIVVSLIIAYATAPGPNSARDAKACGVDPAFNLPKIQAPSRPGEWLEHSPLLTILLALLAAGWLFHEFSTKPAISAISGLNTYNFLFIMVGALLHWRPRSFLDAVARAVPTTTGVLIQFPLYGSIAALMTVVKGGDGQTLAHHISTFFTSIASHDTYALLMGVYSAVLGFFIPSGGGKWIIEAPYVMQVANELQYHLGWAVQIYNAAEALPNLINPFYMLPLLGVLGLKARDLIGFSFVQLLVHTPLVLFLLWALGTTLKYLPPVMP from the coding sequence GTGGCCGATGCTATCGAAGAAAGCCGCTATGCCCGATTTGCCCTGCGTTGCTCCAACTTCGCCGAACGCTGGTTTCCTGACTCCTGGGTGTTTGCCGCCCTCGCCGTGATTATCGTCGCCGTGGCGACCCTGGGCATGGGCGCCGCGCCGACCGAGGCCGCCAAAGCCTTCGGTGATGGGTTCTGGAGCCTGATCCCGTTCACCATGCAGATGGCGTTTGTGGTGATCGGCGGTTATGTGGTGGCCAGCTCGCCACCGGCGGTGAAGCTGATTGACCGCCTGGCGCGCATCCCGAAAAACGGCCGCTCGGCTGTGGCGTGGGTGGCGTTGATCTCGATGGTCGCCTCCCTGCTCAACTGGGGCTTGTCCCTGGTGTTCGGCGGCTTGCTGGTGCGCGCGCTCGCCCGCCGCACGGATTTGCGCATGGATTACCGCGCAGCCGGGGCCGCCGCCTACCTGGGCCTGGGCGCGGTGTGGGCGTTGGGGCTGTCGTCGTCGGCCGCGCAACTACAGGCCAACCCCGCCAGCTTGCCGCCGTCGATTCTGTCGATTACCGGGGTGATTCCGTTCACTGAGACGATCTTTCTGTGGCAATCCGGGGTGATGTTGCTGGCGTTGATCGTGGTTTCGCTGATCATCGCCTACGCCACCGCGCCTGGGCCGAACAGCGCCCGTGATGCCAAAGCCTGCGGCGTCGACCCGGCCTTCAACCTGCCCAAGATTCAAGCGCCAAGCCGTCCGGGCGAATGGTTGGAGCACAGCCCGCTGCTGACCATTCTGCTTGCATTGCTGGCGGCAGGTTGGTTATTCCATGAGTTTTCGACCAAGCCGGCGATCAGCGCCATTTCAGGGCTGAACACCTATAACTTCCTGTTCATCATGGTTGGCGCACTGCTGCACTGGCGCCCGCGCAGTTTCCTCGATGCGGTGGCGCGTGCCGTGCCGACCACCACCGGCGTGTTGATCCAGTTTCCGCTGTATGGCTCGATCGCTGCACTGATGACCGTGGTCAAGGGTGGCGACGGCCAGACCCTGGCGCACCATATCTCGACCTTCTTTACCTCCATCGCCTCTCACGACACCTATGCGTTGTTGATGGGCGTGTACTCGGCGGTGCTGGGTTTCTTTATTCCATCGGGGGGCGGCAAGTGGATCATCGAAGCGCCTTACGTGATGCAAGTGGCCAATGAGCTGCAATACCACTTGGGCTGGGCGGTACAGATCTACAACGCTGCCGAGGCGCTGCCGAACTTGATCAACCCGTTCTACATGCTGCCGTTGCTCGGCGTGTTGGGGCTGAAGGCACGAGACCTGATTGGTTTCTCGTTTGTGCAACTGCTGGTGCACACGCCGTTGGTGTTGTTCCTGCTTTGGGCGCTAGGCACCACGCTCAAATACCTGCCTCCCGTGATGCCGTAA